In Solobacterium moorei, a single genomic region encodes these proteins:
- a CDS encoding DUF5673 domain-containing protein, with translation MNQPLFYGNLLVTLAFGAFAGLMFYRLANTKGKIKYAGRQWDATKITLIVIVGLTLVSLIGNTITVFDILRVIVIIVAIVAYWLAKDGIGEEGYVTNGKFHAWKELSGYDYKDDKKFFNLYLTSSSKKESTNVELVEYEFEQKADVLAFMKEKVGNKYKRMKK, from the coding sequence ATGAATCAGCCATTATTCTACGGAAACTTATTAGTTACATTAGCATTCGGCGCATTTGCAGGTTTGATGTTTTATCGTTTAGCCAATACAAAGGGAAAGATTAAGTATGCTGGAAGACAATGGGATGCGACTAAAATCACTCTCATCGTAATTGTAGGTTTAACTTTAGTTTCTTTGATTGGTAATACAATTACTGTTTTTGATATCTTACGTGTTATCGTAATCATTGTTGCGATTGTTGCGTATTGGTTAGCTAAAGATGGTATTGGAGAAGAGGGTTACGTAACCAATGGTAAATTCCATGCATGGAAGGAACTCAGTGGTTATGATTATAAGGATGATAAGAAGTTCTTTAATCTATATCTAACTTCATCTTCCAAGAAAGAAAGCACAAATGTAGAACTTGTTGAGTACGAGTTCGAACAAAAAGCAGATGTATTGGCCTTTATGAAAGAAAAAGTTGGTAATAAATATAAGCGGATGAAGAAGTGA
- a CDS encoding Cof-type HAD-IIB family hydrolase — MVKKDIKLFATDLDGTLFARPAHLTQYAAETLRMLRAKGTHVAICTGRHYERILNGFQKDIYDYIVSNNGQDIYFVKEKEHITLPILTKEEIHNLLPLAEKYPVILMASTDKDFLTTGSKKNYIALTLFRLCSQVRDFIQYHRFHHAEIDFNLENLENKYIIKICFSGTTGTLKKLAKEIPLDKYSAFFVNPNWLEVQPHGIDKGNGLRMIMERENILPEQVCAIGDGENDLAMLEIAGVKVAMGNAMNCLKEIATDHADHYLQEGCANWIRKNLL; from the coding sequence ATGGTAAAAAAAGATATTAAACTCTTTGCGACAGATTTAGATGGAACTTTATTTGCTCGGCCTGCACACTTAACGCAATACGCTGCAGAAACATTACGTATGTTACGGGCGAAAGGAACACATGTCGCAATCTGTACTGGTCGTCATTACGAACGTATCCTCAATGGATTTCAAAAGGATATCTATGACTATATTGTTTCCAATAACGGTCAAGATATCTACTTTGTAAAAGAGAAGGAACATATCACCCTTCCCATTTTAACAAAAGAAGAAATCCATAACTTACTACCGCTTGCGGAAAAATATCCTGTCATCTTAATGGCATCGACAGATAAAGATTTTCTAACAACTGGTTCAAAGAAAAACTATATTGCACTAACGCTGTTTCGCCTATGCTCACAAGTACGAGATTTCATACAATATCACCGTTTCCATCATGCCGAGATTGATTTCAATCTTGAAAATCTCGAAAACAAATATATTATCAAAATATGTTTTTCAGGTACTACAGGCACACTCAAGAAACTAGCCAAAGAGATTCCTCTTGATAAGTACTCTGCATTCTTTGTTAATCCAAACTGGTTAGAAGTTCAACCACATGGGATTGATAAAGGTAATGGTCTTCGTATGATTATGGAGCGCGAGAACATCTTACCTGAGCAGGTATGTGCAATTGGAGATGGCGAAAATGATTTAGCCATGTTAGAGATTGCTGGTGTAAAGGTTGCGATGGGCAATGCGATGAATTGTCTAAAAGAAATTGCGACTGACCATGCGGACCACTATCTCCAAGAAGGTTGTGCAAACTGGATTCGCAAGAATCTACTATAG
- a CDS encoding transposase, whose protein sequence is MTKHSFEFKKKIVLEYLNGKGGILYLSKKYGLGSKSQLHKWVKNYKAFGNDGLLRSRENEVYSFEMKLSIVELYLTSEITYQELAIQNGIKNPATIGNWVNRFRIAGPDALKSRRKGRGKAMDKTDRKTQNKLMEEASVNTSVEHIKKLEDELLRLRIENAFLKELRRLRLEDEEKMREWHSSSTVSDKSSN, encoded by the coding sequence ATGACAAAACACAGTTTTGAATTCAAGAAAAAAATAGTTTTAGAATATTTGAATGGTAAAGGAGGAATTCTATATCTTTCTAAAAAATATGGATTAGGCTCTAAATCCCAGCTACACAAATGGGTGAAAAACTATAAAGCATTTGGAAATGATGGTTTATTGCGCTCACGAGAAAATGAAGTTTATTCTTTCGAAATGAAACTTTCTATTGTAGAGTTGTATTTAACAAGTGAAATCACATATCAAGAGTTAGCTATACAGAATGGCATTAAGAACCCAGCTACGATTGGCAACTGGGTTAATCGCTTTCGTATAGCAGGTCCTGATGCGTTAAAATCACGCCGAAAGGGTCGAGGGAAAGCTATGGATAAGACAGATAGAAAGACTCAAAACAAACTCATGGAAGAAGCTTCTGTTAATACAAGTGTAGAACATATAAAGAAATTAGAAGATGAACTTCTTCGGTTAAGAATAGAGAATGCATTTTTAAAAGAACTGAGGAGGCTGCGTTTAGAGGACGAGGAAAAAATGAGAGAATGGCACTCGTCATCAACAGTCTCCGACAAAAGTTCAAACTAA
- a CDS encoding IS3 family transposase: MALVINSLRQKFKLKDLLSYTGMPKATYMYWQKRFDRENPDKKLEENIQEIRINNKDYGYRRIVGELRNNGYTINKKKVQRIIQKLHLQVTSYTRKSRKYSSYRGTVGRVAPNRIHRRFKTHIPHQKITTDTTEFKYYEVDKKGHMTIHKLYLDPFMDMCSGEILSYEIGKRPSAENVMNALEKAITITTDCPYRRTFHSDQGWAYQMNAYTRRLKEERIFQSMSRKGNCLDNSVMENFFGLIKQEIYYGVMYYSFDELKLKIERFINYYNEQRIKEKLGWMSPVQYRQHLLAS; encoded by the coding sequence ATGGCACTCGTCATCAACAGTCTCCGACAAAAGTTCAAACTAAAAGACCTTCTCTCTTATACCGGAATGCCAAAAGCGACATATATGTATTGGCAAAAGAGATTTGATAGAGAAAATCCTGATAAAAAGCTTGAAGAAAACATACAAGAAATTCGTATAAATAATAAGGATTATGGCTACCGTAGAATCGTTGGAGAACTTCGCAACAATGGATATACCATTAATAAAAAGAAAGTACAGAGAATCATACAAAAGCTTCACTTACAGGTAACGTCTTATACTCGCAAAAGCAGAAAATACAGTTCTTATAGAGGAACAGTTGGAAGAGTTGCGCCTAATAGAATTCACAGACGCTTCAAGACACATATACCGCATCAGAAAATAACAACTGATACAACTGAATTCAAGTATTATGAAGTCGATAAAAAGGGTCATATGACAATACATAAGCTTTATCTAGATCCATTTATGGATATGTGTAGTGGTGAGATACTTAGTTACGAAATTGGTAAGAGACCTTCTGCAGAAAACGTGATGAATGCCTTGGAGAAAGCTATTACAATCACTACAGACTGCCCATATAGAAGAACATTTCATTCTGATCAAGGATGGGCATATCAGATGAACGCTTATACACGTAGATTAAAAGAAGAAAGAATCTTCCAGAGTATGTCTCGAAAAGGAAACTGCCTTGATAACTCAGTTATGGAAAATTTCTTTGGACTGATTAAACAAGAAATATACTATGGAGTCATGTACTATAGTTTCGATGAACTGAAGTTAAAAATAGAAAGATTTATAAATTATTACAATGAGCAACGAATAAAAGAAAAGTTAGGATGGATGAGTCCTGTTCAATACAGACAACATCTTCTAGCTTCATAA
- a CDS encoding ATP-dependent Clp protease ATP-binding subunit has protein sequence MNIEQMTEILQNIIMQAVQLAQEKQSPDIKPEHILYAMVNDDSLEGIWQRLHISQEELRSFIEQALTRIPAVSGSTQPQLSSDVMQAYNHALKRMQKQNDSYMSTVTFLLGLFDTKATIIEQIKQQFHITTRDIEKAEEERRGGMTMDEKTNESQLDALSKYGHDLVKEVKDGKIDPVIGRDEEIRRVIEILSRKTKNNPVLIGEPGVGKTAIVEGLAWRIMQGDVPLGLKDKKLIELDMGALIAGAKYRGEFEERLKGVLKQVQQADGGIILFIDEIHNLVGAGKTEGSMDAANLLKPMLARGELKCIGATTFDEYRKYIEKDRALERRFQKIMVQEPSVEDTISILRGLKDRFESHHGVRIKDEAIIAAATLSNRYITDRFLPDKAIDLIDEACATIRVEMDSMPAELDELSRRIMTLQIEETSLKEETDPKAKDRLEEIRKELADLKEEQSAKLSKWQAEKNEADAIKNYKEELEKAKLALTQAENAANYETAAKLKYETIPNLEKKISEADVEKSDAMVHQIVDEDMIAKIVSQWTHIEVSRLMSTERQKILHLPEALAKRVMGQPEALRLVSDAIMRSKANIQDENRPLGSFMFLGPTGVGKTEVAKALAQQLFDDESKIVRIDMSEYMEKFSVSRLVGAPPGYVGYEEGGQLTEAVRRSPYSIVLLDEIEKAHPDVFNILLQILDDGRITDSKGVTVDFKNTIIIMTSNLGSQYAFDDDPEHREEHYMSEVHKFFKPEFINRVDEIIVFNALGNDVLAQIAEKFLAQLRNRLKDRDINLTVSDSAMKRIIACGVDPLYGARPMKRHIQREIETAVAKVILENPDISGKTIYVDANDEQYIVTVK, from the coding sequence ATGAACATTGAGCAGATGACAGAAATCCTGCAAAATATCATCATGCAGGCAGTACAGCTTGCACAAGAAAAACAAAGTCCTGATATTAAGCCTGAACATATCCTCTATGCAATGGTAAATGACGATAGTCTAGAGGGTATCTGGCAAAGGCTACATATCAGTCAAGAAGAATTAAGAAGCTTCATCGAACAAGCACTAACAAGAATTCCAGCAGTGAGTGGATCTACACAACCACAGCTATCTAGTGATGTTATGCAAGCATATAACCATGCATTAAAACGTATGCAGAAACAAAACGATAGCTACATGAGTACTGTTACATTCTTACTTGGCTTGTTTGATACAAAAGCTACAATTATTGAGCAAATCAAACAACAGTTTCATATTACAACACGTGATATTGAAAAAGCAGAAGAAGAAAGAAGAGGTGGAATGACGATGGATGAAAAGACCAATGAAAGCCAACTCGATGCATTAAGCAAATATGGACATGATTTAGTCAAAGAAGTAAAAGATGGAAAAATTGATCCGGTTATCGGAAGAGATGAAGAGATTCGTAGAGTCATTGAAATCCTCTCTCGTAAGACAAAAAATAATCCGGTCCTCATTGGAGAACCTGGTGTTGGTAAGACCGCAATCGTAGAAGGTCTTGCTTGGCGTATCATGCAAGGCGATGTACCACTTGGACTCAAAGATAAGAAGTTAATTGAACTTGATATGGGTGCACTAATTGCTGGTGCGAAATATCGTGGTGAATTTGAAGAGCGCTTAAAGGGTGTACTCAAACAGGTACAACAGGCAGATGGTGGCATTATCTTATTCATCGATGAGATTCATAATCTTGTTGGTGCAGGTAAGACAGAAGGCTCCATGGATGCCGCAAACCTATTAAAGCCAATGCTAGCTAGAGGTGAACTCAAGTGTATTGGTGCGACTACATTCGATGAGTATCGTAAATACATCGAAAAGGATAGAGCTTTAGAGCGTCGTTTCCAAAAGATTATGGTACAGGAACCATCTGTTGAAGATACAATCAGTATCTTACGTGGACTCAAAGATCGTTTTGAATCACACCATGGTGTTCGTATCAAAGATGAAGCCATCATCGCAGCTGCAACACTATCCAATCGTTACATCACAGATCGTTTCTTACCAGATAAAGCAATCGATTTAATTGATGAAGCTTGTGCAACGATTCGTGTTGAAATGGATTCCATGCCTGCAGAGTTAGATGAACTCTCTAGACGTATTATGACTTTGCAGATTGAGGAAACATCCCTCAAGGAAGAAACAGATCCTAAGGCAAAAGATCGTCTAGAAGAAATCCGTAAGGAACTAGCAGATCTTAAGGAAGAACAGTCCGCAAAACTCTCTAAGTGGCAAGCTGAAAAGAATGAAGCAGATGCGATCAAGAACTATAAAGAAGAACTTGAAAAGGCTAAGCTTGCTTTAACACAAGCAGAAAACGCAGCCAACTATGAAACAGCTGCGAAGCTCAAATACGAAACGATTCCAAATCTTGAAAAGAAGATTAGCGAAGCAGATGTCGAAAAGTCAGATGCGATGGTACATCAGATTGTTGATGAAGATATGATTGCGAAAATCGTATCACAATGGACACATATTGAAGTATCGCGTTTGATGAGTACAGAAAGACAAAAGATTCTACATCTTCCAGAAGCACTCGCAAAACGTGTCATGGGACAGCCAGAAGCCTTACGCCTTGTATCAGATGCGATCATGCGTTCTAAAGCAAATATTCAAGATGAAAATCGTCCGTTAGGTTCCTTTATGTTCCTAGGCCCAACAGGTGTTGGTAAGACAGAAGTTGCCAAGGCATTAGCACAACAGTTATTCGACGATGAATCCAAGATTGTACGTATTGATATGTCTGAATACATGGAGAAGTTCTCCGTATCTAGACTCGTTGGTGCGCCTCCAGGATATGTTGGATATGAAGAGGGTGGACAGTTAACGGAAGCAGTACGTCGTTCACCATACTCAATTGTGCTATTAGACGAAATCGAAAAAGCACATCCAGATGTATTCAATATCCTATTACAGATCTTGGATGATGGACGTATTACAGACTCTAAGGGTGTAACGGTAGACTTCAAGAATACGATTATCATCATGACAAGTAACCTAGGTAGTCAATACGCCTTCGATGATGACCCAGAACATCGTGAAGAGCACTACATGAGTGAAGTACATAAGTTCTTTAAACCAGAGTTTATCAACCGTGTTGATGAAATCATCGTCTTTAATGCATTGGGTAATGATGTATTAGCGCAGATTGCTGAGAAGTTCTTAGCACAGCTACGCAATCGTTTGAAAGACCGTGATATTAATCTTACTGTCAGTGATAGTGCAATGAAGCGTATCATCGCTTGTGGTGTCGATCCGCTTTACGGTGCTAGACCAATGAAACGTCATATTCAACGTGAAATTGAGACGGCAGTTGCGAAGGTGATTCTAGAAAACCCAGATATTAGTGGTAAGACAATTTACGTCGACGCAAACGATGAGCAGTATATTGTTACTGTGAAATAA
- the dnaJ gene encoding molecular chaperone DnaJ, translated as MAEKRDYYEVLGISKGASDAEIKKAYRSLAKKYHPDVNKEAGAEAKFKEINEAYEVLSDPQKRQTYDQFGFAGMNGSQAGGGFGGFGGGFNAGGFDDLNDIFSSFFGGGMGGFSTGSRRSSNGPRKGEDRYMRMNISFMDACFGKTETISLTVEEQCDKCHGTGAASPSDIETCPTCHGAGSVITQQRTAFGVFQSQGICPDCRGTGKKIRKACPKCGGTGYEKKRISVDVKIPAGIQTGQQLRVSGKGERGYNGGPNGDLYLEINVLPHESFERDGKDIYLDIPISAVDATLGVSVDVPTIHGDVTMKIPAGTQDGTRMRLKGKGTADLHGGRDGDQIVTVRVTVERSLSRKERELYEQLQELQNSSKGETAWEKFKKKFI; from the coding sequence ATGGCTGAAAAAAGAGATTATTATGAGGTGTTAGGAATATCCAAAGGAGCAAGCGATGCGGAAATTAAAAAAGCCTATCGTTCGTTAGCCAAAAAATACCACCCAGATGTAAATAAAGAGGCAGGTGCAGAAGCCAAGTTTAAAGAAATCAATGAAGCTTACGAAGTATTAAGTGATCCACAAAAGCGTCAGACTTATGATCAGTTTGGCTTTGCAGGAATGAACGGTTCTCAAGCAGGTGGAGGCTTCGGTGGTTTTGGCGGTGGTTTTAACGCTGGTGGATTTGATGATCTCAACGATATCTTCTCCTCATTCTTCGGTGGAGGTATGGGTGGATTCAGCACTGGTTCACGTCGTTCCAGTAATGGACCACGCAAGGGTGAAGACCGCTACATGCGCATGAATATCTCATTTATGGACGCATGTTTTGGCAAGACTGAGACTATCTCTTTAACAGTTGAAGAACAATGTGACAAATGTCATGGTACAGGTGCAGCTTCTCCAAGTGATATAGAAACCTGTCCAACCTGCCATGGTGCTGGTAGCGTTATTACACAGCAACGCACGGCATTTGGTGTATTTCAATCTCAAGGTATATGTCCAGACTGTCGTGGTACAGGTAAGAAGATTCGTAAAGCATGTCCAAAATGTGGTGGTACAGGTTATGAAAAGAAGCGTATTAGCGTAGATGTAAAGATTCCTGCAGGTATCCAAACAGGACAGCAGTTACGTGTATCCGGCAAGGGTGAACGTGGCTACAATGGTGGTCCAAATGGTGACTTATACCTAGAAATCAATGTATTACCACATGAAAGTTTTGAGCGTGATGGCAAAGATATCTACCTTGATATTCCAATCAGTGCAGTTGATGCGACTTTGGGTGTTAGTGTAGATGTTCCTACAATCCATGGTGATGTTACTATGAAGATTCCAGCTGGAACCCAAGATGGCACAAGAATGCGTCTAAAGGGTAAAGGTACTGCAGATCTTCATGGTGGAAGAGACGGTGACCAAATCGTTACGGTACGTGTTACTGTAGAAAGATCACTTTCACGTAAAGAACGTGAACTATACGAGCAGTTACAAGAGTTGCAAAATTCCAGCAAAGGTGAAACAGCCTGGGAAAAGTTCAAGAAGAAATTCATTTAA
- the dnaK gene encoding molecular chaperone DnaK: protein MSKIIGIDLGTTNSCVSVMEGGEAKVIANPEGNRTTPSVVAFKNGERIVGDAAKRQLITNKDTVYSIKRLMGTNQKVTLEGKEYTPQEISAMILTYLKSYAEAYLGEKVEKAVITVPAYFNDAQRQATKDAGKIAGLDVVRIINEPTASALAFGSDKETSKEQKILVYDLGGGTFDVSILDIADGTFEVLSTNGDTKLGGDDFDEAIINWLADNFKRENNIDLRQDKMALQRLKEAAEKAKKDLSGMVQTQISLPFISAGPAGPLHLEATLTRAQFNEMTKGLVERTLIPVRQALKDAGITANDLHQVLLVGGSTRIPAVQEAIKNELGKEPNKSVNPDECVSLGAAIQGGVIAGDVKDVLLLDVTPLSLGIETMGGVMTVLIPRNTTIPTSKSQIFSTAADNQPAVDIHVLQGERPMAQDNKTLGNFQLDGIAPARRGVPQIEVTFDIDVNGIVHVTAVDKATNKKQSITITNSSGLSEDEIDRMVKEAEAHKAEDDKRKEEIETKNRAEAFIHQIDETLQNENANVTEEQKAEVKKLRDELQEAIDKNDTESLKTKLDALEKAANDMAQAMYQSQAGQQATGDTAGNSTSANDDVVDADFQEKK from the coding sequence ATGAGCAAGATTATTGGTATTGACTTAGGAACAACAAATAGCTGCGTATCCGTTATGGAAGGTGGCGAAGCAAAAGTAATCGCAAATCCAGAAGGAAATCGTACAACACCATCCGTAGTAGCATTTAAGAATGGTGAACGTATTGTCGGTGATGCCGCAAAGCGTCAATTAATTACAAATAAAGATACAGTATATTCCATTAAGCGTTTAATGGGTACAAATCAAAAAGTAACATTAGAAGGCAAGGAATATACACCGCAGGAAATTTCTGCAATGATTCTTACATATTTAAAGAGTTATGCAGAAGCTTACTTAGGTGAGAAGGTAGAAAAGGCTGTTATTACAGTACCTGCATACTTCAACGATGCACAGCGTCAAGCAACAAAGGATGCTGGTAAGATTGCTGGTTTGGATGTAGTACGTATTATTAACGAGCCAACTGCTTCCGCACTTGCGTTTGGTTCAGACAAAGAAACATCTAAGGAACAAAAGATTTTAGTATATGACTTGGGTGGTGGTACATTCGACGTATCTATCTTGGATATTGCGGATGGTACATTTGAAGTATTATCTACAAATGGTGATACAAAACTTGGTGGTGATGACTTCGATGAAGCTATCATAAACTGGTTAGCAGATAACTTCAAACGTGAAAATAACATTGATCTAAGACAAGATAAGATGGCTTTACAGAGATTAAAGGAAGCTGCAGAAAAGGCTAAGAAGGACTTATCTGGAATGGTACAGACACAGATTTCCTTACCATTTATCTCCGCTGGTCCTGCAGGTCCATTACACTTAGAAGCTACATTAACACGCGCACAGTTTAATGAAATGACAAAGGGACTTGTTGAAAGAACATTGATTCCAGTACGTCAAGCATTAAAGGATGCAGGTATTACAGCAAATGATCTTCATCAGGTATTACTTGTAGGTGGTTCTACACGTATTCCAGCTGTTCAAGAAGCAATTAAGAATGAATTAGGTAAGGAACCAAACAAGTCCGTTAACCCAGATGAATGCGTATCTTTAGGTGCTGCTATTCAGGGTGGTGTTATCGCTGGTGATGTTAAGGATGTATTATTACTTGACGTTACTCCACTTTCATTAGGTATTGAAACAATGGGTGGTGTTATGACAGTTCTTATCCCACGTAACACAACAATCCCAACAAGTAAGTCACAGATCTTCTCAACAGCTGCAGATAACCAGCCAGCTGTAGATATCCATGTATTACAGGGTGAAAGACCAATGGCACAGGATAACAAGACACTTGGTAACTTCCAGTTAGATGGTATTGCCCCAGCAAGACGTGGTGTTCCACAGATCGAAGTAACATTCGATATCGATGTAAACGGTATTGTACACGTTACTGCAGTTGATAAGGCAACAAATAAGAAGCAGTCTATTACGATTACAAACTCTTCTGGTTTAAGCGAGGATGAAATTGACCGTATGGTTAAGGAAGCTGAAGCTCACAAGGCAGAAGATGACAAGCGTAAAGAAGAAATCGAGACAAAGAATCGTGCAGAAGCTTTCATTCATCAGATTGATGAAACATTGCAGAATGAAAATGCAAATGTAACTGAAGAGCAGAAGGCTGAAGTGAAGAAGTTACGTGATGAATTACAAGAAGCTATCGATAAAAATGATACAGAAAGCTTAAAGACTAAGTTAGATGCTCTTGAAAAGGCAGCGAATGACATGGCTCAGGCAATGTATCAAAGCCAAGCAGGTCAGCAGGCTACTGGTGATACTGCAGGTAATTCAACAAGCGCAAACGACGATGTTGTTGACGCAGACTTCCAAGAAAAGAAGTAA
- the grpE gene encoding nucleotide exchange factor GrpE, with translation MSEDIKKTEDETEEVVETEAPEVVEEVDEVATLQAKITELSEQVNVLKNEYAKAYADTENTRKRLQADFDSRTKFMMKNFALELLPVLDSCERALAQATTDEAYRKGVEMIYGQLQNALSKEGITEIDALNQPFDGNWHQALMTEAKEDVEPGIVIEVLQKGYRIKDRLLRAAMVKVSE, from the coding sequence ATGAGTGAAGATATCAAAAAGACAGAAGATGAAACTGAAGAGGTAGTTGAAACTGAAGCTCCTGAAGTAGTTGAAGAAGTAGATGAAGTTGCTACACTTCAAGCGAAAATTACAGAGTTAAGTGAACAGGTAAATGTTCTCAAGAATGAATATGCAAAAGCATATGCAGATACAGAGAATACAAGAAAACGTCTACAGGCTGATTTCGACAGTCGTACAAAGTTTATGATGAAGAACTTTGCATTAGAGTTATTACCTGTATTAGATAGTTGTGAAAGAGCGCTAGCGCAAGCAACAACAGATGAAGCATATCGTAAGGGTGTCGAAATGATTTATGGACAATTACAGAATGCTTTAAGTAAAGAAGGTATTACAGAAATCGATGCATTGAACCAACCATTCGATGGCAATTGGCATCAAGCATTGATGACAGAAGCAAAAGAAGATGTTGAACCTGGAATTGTAATTGAAGTATTACAGAAGGGGTATCGTATAAAGGATCGTCTGCTAAGAGCAGCGATGGTCAAAGTAAGTGAATAA
- the hrcA gene encoding heat-inducible transcriptional repressor HrcA — MLTPRRIEIFKAIVDEYIRTAEPVGSRTLQEQYDLPYSSATIRNDMQVLEEMGYLEKTHTSSGRVPSTLGYKFYCENLLNNAAGIDKRMELAIRSAFDVSSMNIEEAVHQSCEILSEMTNMTAGAIGPDANTQCLEHIKLFPIDMRNAICVFITNTGHTETKNFHFEDDVPFKDLEACTDILNKRLKGVPLAEVPSRMEDIKPDLCSVVHRHDLLFTAFVRAFVKFASESVYFSGKDRVLYQPEFEDINKLKQLMLMFDDTKVWRGLDSSENAVAVTTTKGAQLTWYNDLAVVRSKFHVNDTESGELMVVGPSRMNYEKVVNLIDYAARLIEKMYNSGGESGNE, encoded by the coding sequence ATGTTAACACCAAGACGAATAGAAATCTTCAAGGCGATTGTTGATGAGTATATTCGTACGGCGGAACCGGTTGGTTCTCGTACATTGCAAGAACAGTATGACTTACCATATTCCAGTGCGACCATCCGTAATGACATGCAGGTCTTAGAGGAAATGGGTTATTTGGAAAAGACACATACTTCCAGTGGACGTGTTCCTAGTACGTTGGGATATAAGTTCTATTGTGAGAACTTATTGAACAATGCGGCTGGCATTGATAAACGTATGGAACTTGCAATTCGTAGCGCATTTGATGTGTCGAGTATGAACATTGAGGAGGCGGTTCATCAAAGTTGTGAAATCCTAAGTGAAATGACAAATATGACAGCTGGTGCAATTGGACCAGATGCTAATACGCAATGTCTAGAACATATAAAATTGTTCCCAATTGATATGCGTAATGCGATATGCGTATTTATCACAAATACGGGTCATACGGAAACGAAGAATTTTCACTTTGAAGATGATGTGCCTTTCAAAGATTTGGAAGCTTGTACGGATATCTTAAACAAACGATTAAAGGGCGTTCCACTTGCGGAAGTACCTAGTCGTATGGAAGATATCAAACCTGATTTATGTAGCGTTGTACATCGCCACGATCTACTCTTTACAGCGTTTGTTAGAGCGTTTGTGAAGTTTGCTAGTGAGAGTGTTTACTTCTCTGGAAAAGATCGTGTATTATATCAACCTGAATTTGAAGATATCAACAAGTTAAAGCAATTGATGTTGATGTTTGATGATACGAAGGTATGGCGTGGATTAGATTCCAGCGAAAATGCGGTTGCGGTTACTACTACAAAGGGTGCACAGCTTACTTGGTATAACGATCTAGCAGTTGTACGTTCCAAGTTCCATGTCAATGATACGGAAAGTGGAGAATTGATGGTTGTTGGGCCAAGCAGAATGAATTATGAAAAAGTCGTAAATCTAATCGATTATGCGGCACGTTTGATTGAAAAGATGTATAACTCAGGAGGTGAAAGTGGCAATGAGTGA
- a CDS encoding GrpB family protein — MSKKLEKMSLHELWQLFPIFLVEHNTAWKQWYEEERDIILSVVPSESIMRISHIGSTAILGIWAKNIVDILIEVNNKLDLDAVKDTLVNNGWLCMNMTENRITLNKGYTEQGFAEKVFHLHIRIMGDNDELFFRDYLNEHEEIAKEYEVLKLSLWKEFEHDRDGYTNAKTNFIKNIQIWQNVDIVVDIKKYQFFFDELILNTNYYCCLPTLKTHGRIILRKDNCKERFSKNCLFNVYTSIPLIFNTLRLLMCETFCKI, encoded by the coding sequence ATGAGTAAAAAATTGGAGAAAATGAGCTTGCATGAACTTTGGCAGTTGTTCCCGATATTTTTGGTTGAACATAATACCGCTTGGAAACAATGGTATGAAGAAGAAAGAGACATCATTCTATCGGTAGTACCAAGTGAAAGTATAATGAGGATATCCCATATTGGTAGCACCGCAATTTTAGGAATATGGGCAAAAAATATTGTAGATATATTGATTGAAGTAAATAACAAGTTAGATTTAGATGCAGTTAAGGATACTCTTGTAAATAATGGCTGGTTATGTATGAATATGACGGAAAACCGAATAACGCTCAATAAGGGATATACAGAACAAGGTTTTGCGGAAAAAGTATTTCATCTTCATATTAGAATTATGGGAGATAATGATGAACTGTTTTTTAGAGATTATCTTAACGAACATGAGGAAATAGCTAAAGAATATGAAGTATTAAAACTTTCTCTCTGGAAAGAATTTGAGCATGATCGAGATGGATACACTAACGCAAAAACAAATTTTATAAAAAATATACAAATTTGGCAAAATGTAGATATAGTGGTAGATATTAAAAAATACCAGTTTTTTTTTGATGAACTGATTTTAAATACAAATTATTATTGTTGTTTGCCTACGTTGAAAACACATGGAAGAATAATTTTAAGAAAAGACAATTGCAAGGAGAGATTTTCTAAGAATTGTCTTTTTAATGTTTACACAAGTATACCACTCATTTTCAACACTTTGCGATTGCTTATGTGTGAGACTTTTTGCAAAATTTAG